attaaaagctcaacctaCTTCATTAAAACGTATTCCCAGGCTAAGCTTGGGGGCTATGATACGACCGTTACAAATCCTATGTCATAACATGGCACACACCATAACTCAGCAGTTACGTTATAACTCGGCGTTATACGTTACAATCAGACTCAACAGACATCATCTTGGAATAAAACTATCTGACCAGGTATTTATTACAAACCTAATAACTGATCATCAATTCAGATAATCAACAAGCACGTAACTGACCTATCTTACTTCACCTATAAAGGTATGATGTTTTATCCTCCACAAGGATACATTGAATTCACAGTACCAATGTGGgtgtataataatttttttaaattatatttgttgTTATTAATATTGGTCGTATATTGAGGATTTTCTTACCCACATTTTGCAGCCTACTAGAGTTGTTAGCGGTGTCAGGAGACAACAGAATATGCCTTTACACGACCGAATTATATCGTATCTGGAGACCGCGGGCTTGTATCACTTGACTAGGCTAAACAGTTAGTGGTTATGGGTTGATGAGCCTCTACTTAGCACATTTGTTGAGAGGTTGCGCCTTGAGATCCACACCTTTCACATGCCGTTTGGGGAGTGCACCATCACTTTGCAAGATGTGGCATATCAGCTGGGTTTGCCCATCGATGGGGAGGCCGTTAGTGGGTGCCTAACTGACTTTGAGAATCTGGTGGAGAACAGAAGACCCGCATGGGTGTGATTTCGCGAGTTGTTTGGCGAGTTTCCGTCGCAGAATAAAGTCAAGCAGATGACGGTGTGCTACACAAGGTTCCATGAGAGGTTTCGGGTTCTCCCAGCAGATGCGAGTGAAGAGACTGTGCGTATATACGCGCGTGCTTATATTCTGATGTTGTTGTCCTCTCAGCTGTTTGCGGACAAGAACGCAAACCAGGTTCACTTTCGTTGGTTGTCTTATTTGGCATCGATGGACGACTTGGGGAGATATAGATAGGGATCGGCTGCACTGGCCTGGTTGTATAGATGTCTTTGTCGTGGGACAAACAGAAACGTTATTAACTTGGCCGGGCCACTATAGCTTCTACAgtcttggattttctggaggttTTCCAGTCTCAGACCCAGTGGTTTTGATGTGTTCGGGTTTCCACTTGAATCCAGGTACggtttattattttcggtccaTAACTTGTTCAATTTCATGTGTTGTCATTCCTTATGACATGCTTTCAATGAAACTTGTAGGTGAGCAACATATCTACCGAGAAACGATGCAGGGGATCAAAGAGTGGTATCTGCACGCCTTTCTTTGGATAGATTGCGTGTCCGCGATGTGAGTCGTTTAGTTATTGCTCTTGCAAATAGTCGTTCATGTTTACTCTGATGGTCTTACCTAACATTACTTTCTCTGATACAGTTTGTGTGGGAGCCTTATTCTTCTCCCAAGGTTGCTGCTGTTGTTCATCTGGAGATACTTGTTGACGAGCACCGTAGGCTATGGACGGCGATCACTAGCCTGATATATTTTGCTGCAATAGAGTGGCATCAGGTGGATAGGGTGGTACTGCAGTTCGGCGGTGTTCAGCATCTCCCTCAGTTAGCTCTAAACATAGATTGGCTCTATGTGAAGGATGGAAGGGGTGGAGATCGATGGTTCCCCAGATATTATCAGGAATGGCATTTGTATTGGGAGAACAGGGTTGATTCAGTCATACCGGTCGATCGAGTAGCTGATCCGGGTCTATCAGCTGAGTACTTGGACTGGTGGTGCCGTGTGGCCCACAGATTCCTGTCACCAGATGTTGCATTTCATGATCCTAGACCGATTGTGTTGACCGAGGAGGCTCGTCACAGAGGATCGTCGTAGGCACCTCCCAGGGTGCAGGTTCCCGACAGACCGGACAACAGGCGAGTGGATCGGCGTCGGCGTATAGGCACACGTGCCACTGATCGAGAGTGGCGATTGCTCGACGACAGTTTGGATGAGGACCTAGGTGGTGCTGATGATGGAGGTGTTGTGAATCATCGTGTTCCTTGACGTAGAGCCAGACGGCAGGGTGGGCGGGATGGTCGTGGACGGGCTCGAGGTAGAGGACCATCCGCTGGGGATAATGGTGCTCAGCACGCTGTTCGTGAGGATGTTGGAGGTTTGGACACAGGGATGGATCAGCCCACCTACGATGTAGGGGGTAGCTCTCAGATGTTCGGGAGTGTCAGGCCACAGAGATTCGCTGACTTTACTACCGCGGCTGTCGGCATGGACATCGAGGATCCTGTTAGTCAGTCACTCAGTCAGAGTTCTTTAGGGATATAGCAGACATGCTGAGGGACGACGATCCGACCCATTATAGGCCACAGATGCCTGAGGTTCATTCCTAGTTTGCCGAGTACCAGCCACCGAGTCAGGATGTTTAGCCTCAGGTGCCGGTTGATCTCAATCAGCCTGCAGCTTCTCCATGTGACCCAAGGTTCGCGTTAGGAGGGACCCCAACATCAGCATTCAGCGCCGTTCCACCATAGACATCCACAGCAGAGTCTGATCAGCGACCGAGGAGGATGCGGCGTCCTCCTTTGTGTGGCACCGGAGGTCACCTGCGGAATAGATGGTCCGGCCACAGGCATCGAACTAGACGCACCGCCCGCGGCAGTCGAGCTATGAACTGGAGCTGATGCCCCAGAACTATCGACACCAACCTCCAACTTCGCATACAACTCGTGTATTCTGACCTCCGGAAAACTCCTAACACAATGAAACAGAACCCTAATATCTTCATCGGCCGCTAGCACAAACGTATCATACTTAACACCGTTCGAGACAACTGCGATGAGAATCTTGTAGAATAACTTCTTCACCCACTTGCTCCCAAATACCCCAAGCTTATGCAAGATGCTGTTCTTTACATCTGACAAAGTACTTGATGAACTGATAAATACACTTAATGGTTCTCTATTAGTGAACTTCACACCatattttttgcttcttttgcaGAGCAATGCACTAAGACAAGAAAACTCTCTTCCTCACTTGACATTGTGATAATGATCTCTTCAGCAGCTTGAATCTCActcgtatatatatatatatatatagaattctTCTCCTCATAAACCGTGGCAGCCAATAAGGATTTATGCATTTACAAAACCCTTCATAAACCGTGACAGGTTAGAGAATTTTATGCTCATATTTCTGTCTTCGTAAACTGTGCCAACCTACAACGGTTTATGTGTAAATTGTAAACCGTGGTTACCTGCTACAatttacataataataataaaacaggACAtgcacataaaaaaattataattattacaaTTCAATAAactttctctcttttattttattaaagtaaattgcccaatttttttgtattaattttcttAAGACTAAAATATCAGCCTTAAAAAATGTTGGAGGATTGATTtggttaattaataattactaccaaaaaaaaataaaaatcgaaTTAGGCAACACTGGTTCTCGTTCTCCTCTCTTCACTCTCACAATCTCACCTCACCTTCAAAATAAAGAACCTTCAGAGCTCTTCCCTCAAGAGAAACCCTAGCCTCCTCCTCCACCGCCGCCGCCGTTCTTCTCACTATCGCCGTCCGTCGCACTCAAGATCTTTGTCTTTTTTGTCGTGCTCCAGCCCCTCTCCTCATTCGCCAATCGCCAGCTTCTTCGTCGTCGTCGTGCTCCAACCCCTCATCCTGCTCAGTCGCGCTTCCCCCGCCATCCCTCGTCGTGCTCGTCGCCTGGTCGCCCTCGTCCGTCGCACCGGTCCGCTCTCCATCATACTCTGCTCAAACTGCTTATACGCGCTTCTGTGTTGTGACTGACggatttattttttgatttgacAATTTGATGCAGCAATCGGGTTTAATTTTGAAACTTTCCAACATAACAACATTAAATTTCAAGTTTGGGATTTAGGTAACAACTTTattcatcttgattcaatgcAAATGTGTTTGGCGCATTTGTTGTATACTGGATTTGGAACCAATTAAAGAGATTATTATAAATGTATGTCAGAAATTACTTAGTATTGGTGACATAGTCAACTTAAAGACTGGTGAATAAGTCCATGGTTTTGACTTTTGATGACATACACTGTTAAATTTTGTGTCTGTCTCTGAATGTGCAGGGGGATTCATCCCTGGTTGGCTGTATCCAAACAATTTTAGATTCCTCCATCTCATGCTAAACACATTCCTACTGCTAGTTATAATGCACTGCCATAACAAAATGAGATGCCATAGCTTAGTCCTCTTTTGAATATAAATATCTTTATTCTGTATCAATTGGTAATTtggtatttttgaaatttgatggaGCTTGGGTAAAGATTAAAAAGCAATGAAGACCTTGAGAATAATGTGATCATGATCTCTTcatattcaatccttgaatgctgtttttgattatgcattctcattttcaaTGTTTTGAAGAAAATAACTACCTTTACTTAGAGATATATTGATACTTAAATACTGTTAAATCTTAATATAGTTCATTGCTTTGAagcattcaatttttttttattgttgcttCATTTTATTTTGCTGTTgtagttcttcctttttcttcagaAATCATATTGAACGATTAGCTTTTTGCCAATCCTTGTTAATTTCTGGAAAAGCTTGTTAATCTTTGTTAAAATTCCGCTGAAAACCTTGTTAAAGTTATGATGATGTATAGCTGGTTGGAAAACCTTGTTAATCCTTGTTAATTTCATGCCGACAACCTTGTTAAAATTGTGCTGAAAACCTTGATGAATAGATGACCGAATATTTGTTGCTGGTTTAGTTAATTCAATGAATATTTGTTTGgacattttattttgttgttgtaGTTCTTCGGGTTTTTTTCCCTAGAAATCATATTGAATGATTATCTTTTTGCAATCCTTGTTAATTTCTGGAAAATTTTGTTAATCTTTGTTAAAATTGCGCTGAAAACTTTGTTAAAATTACGTTGGTGTATAGCTGGTTGGAAAagcttgttaatttttattaatttttgtgctGACGGCCTTGTTAAAATTGTGCTGAAAACCTTAATGAGTGGATGACCGAATATTTGTTGCTGGTTTAGTTAATTCAATGAATATTTGTTTGgacattttcttttgttatttgatttttgagtttgtaCTTTGATAATATTATAAGACTTTGGTTGATATAGTACtttaaatttggatattttaagGTTCATATTAGACTATAGTTATATTTTAGTgtgtgtatttatattctatttattatttattataaaacggttATTTTGGTTGAACCACGGTTGAACCGGTTGGACTAATAAACTAGTGAACCAATAACTAAAACTATTCGATTACtggttcggttttcagaaccttgctcCAATTAAGTTTGCGTGCCCGCTCTggcaaaaaagagaaaagaagagaaaaccTCTAACCCTATTCGTCTTTGTCACTGTTTCAACGCCCAATCCCACCGCATATCCTGGTATGCTTCAATTTGGATTCACGATTCCTTTATTcctccaattatttatttcttttctctctATTCATCTTCACTTTGATTGTGATTGAGATTATGACTCTGATTTTGgttgttaatataataattataatcaaTAAATTTTGTTTCAGGAAGTGATAGTGATTAGTGAGCATGCTAATTCCTTTTATGCCAAGTCAAATTGGGGATTTTGCTACATTCTCTGTGTTGCATTGCAATGAATCTGCACTATATATGCTATGCTATTCTATGCTCCTCTACTTGTATAACTTCACTATTTGTGGATAATGGAATTCTAAAACAGAATCCATGTTTCTTAGCTCAACAATTAGagttttagttgtatatttgaAAAAAGGGGGTGCACATAATTATATCTACATTTTTATATGAATTGGTAGCCATTTCTTTGATCTTAAATCGCATCCAAGGTCGTCATCATGTTTCTTTGCTTGGTTGTGGATCTCTTATGTTGCTGCTACGTTGTGCGAGTTTAGCATGTGTATTGAGAGAGTAACAGGGTGGCGGATTGTCTTGCTTGTCTTGGTCATGTGTTGTCTCTGGACTTAGTATATAttgaattaaaagataaatttggattttattaaattttaatgttatattagtatttttaaattttttgcgaGCTAGTCTACAAAGCTCCTATGGTGGCTTTAGGTAACATTCATCACATTTTAAAGCTAGGGGCGAAAATGTCTGATTTTTTGTTTATGAAACACAATTACCTTTTTTGCTTCATAGCCAGGAGCACCTTATCAGAGAGGACTATGAAACCAAGCCTAAGtgcatagaataaaaaaaagggaCTATTGAGCCTGTTTAGGCCTGTGGCTGGGTCATGTATGGGCCTTCCAGtagatattataatttataagacAGGCCTGATTGGCTTGCAGGTTTAAACCAATCAGGAAGGCTGATCTCTGAGACCTCTAGTTTGGGTCTCAACAAAACAATGCATCTGAAAATTTGTACTATTTGTGAATTCCAGGTGTGTTGAGTGTGTTTGCAATCAAATGGTTTACATAACATCATGGGACGAGTTTGTTGAACGATCTGTTCAGCTCTTCCGTGCTGATCCTGACGCTGTAAGTAACTCTGGTCCTTGTGTCCTGGTCAGATTATTTATGTTTGTACAGCTATTATGTTGCCCAGAAAATAGATACAACAAAATCAAATTCAGTTAAATCCAATTACTTAAACGTTAAATTTCCTTCTCATATTTTGCTTTCAACACACTCCCAAGTTGTGTATCATAtccctttttttttgctgaAAAATCTTGTGGGGTTGAATTTGTGATATAGACGCGGTATGTCATGAAGTACAGGCACTGTGATGGCAAATTGGTACTCAAGGTCACAGATAATCGGGAGGTAATAATTCTTATAGACCTAATCAATGATTAGTATGTGTTCGGTTTTGGAATGTGATGGATTCTAAAGGTTGAATGCTGCCTTTGTTGTTCTCAGACAAAACCTTAAGGTaacgtttgttttgaggtactaagacagagattgaaagactgagactcagtatcatgtttgttggttcagaggttgatactaaaatttctgtctctgtctctaaaatttcagtatttcagtacctccaaaaagtagggacacaggggactaaaatttttagagatggagactaaaactttaataacgttttatacctaaaatattcttatttcaattaattaattttaattttaccttttgtacaaattaaattagagtttcattcttgtttcaatttctgcctcccactttgcaccaaacagaatactgagatttatttcaatctctgtctcttagtctttgtttctcagtctcagtctttccgtctctgtctctccaccaaacggtACCAATTTCACGAGCACTATACAGATTGATTTTACAATACCTTGTTTCTTTCTTAGCTTTATTTGTTTTGGTTGTCATTTAATGAAGAGCAGTTTGAAATATGTTGTTTTTCAAACTATTCATGGATGATTTGAAGgcttatatttaatatttaaactgTAATGTTATTAGTTATCTATTTACattccttttcaatttttaattaatcatgAATGCTCTATTTTGCTAATGATATAGTATAACTTACTCTTCTTGAGTTCCATGTTGCTTATATTGCATCAAACTAAGTGTGCTTTCTGTATTTAGCTTCCATTGTTAAATAAGCATGATGAATAAATAATTTCTGGGAAAccattttttattgatattgtcGCTATATCCATGAGTTAATTGCTCAGCGCACTTCTTATACATATTTAGCTTCCTAATGGCTATTACAAAATCAAATATAACATACCTGTGGGATAtttcattaataaaatagaaaaaataccCATGGAATACTTCTGCTGGTACTTTGCCAAATTAATCTGCATGAAAATTAGAGTTTTCTTCCGGTGCTATTTTGCCCAGTGGCCATGAGCATAGCTAATTTTGTTTCCTCCCACACCCTGAGCGCacgctcttttcttttttttttttgttattctcCCCTCAAATGTAAGATGTGCCATATGATATTATTGCTTGCaatatatataaagtaaaatGTGGATTTTGGATTTGAGAAGGCATACAAGTTAAAACTCCATGTTCATTCAAGGTTAAGGTCTTGAGTTGATTGAACAACCAGTGAtgatttccattatttttcATGGATTTAGCTTCTTTCAAGTATATCCATTTCAGGATATAAATATCTTCTCTGTCTACGAGTCTGTAGCTTTAttacttctattttattttaaaaacatacTCCTAGGAGTTTAAACCCTTTTGTCTTAATCATAATTTAGTAAGAATTTGAACCCTTCCTTTTCATGAATACAATGAATTAAAACTAGagctttttttcttaaaaataaaagttaaaatccACAATTAAAATTCGAGTTAATATATGATAAAAACACATTCCTGTCTTGTTTCATCTGAATAATCAGCATTTGTTGATTGTTCATTATTATAGCAACATAGGTAGGAAGCAAGATTCCcacaatttaaaattcaacACATAAAGTGATATGTCCTTTCCGTGATTTATAAGATGaaagaaaaaaccaaaaatcagAGACACTCAATAGTAGTGAGCACCtagaattattaatataatctaATAATCACACTGTGATCGATGATGTTAAGAGATTCTAGGTTGATATATAAAGTGATATGGTTAGCATGTGACATTTGCCAACTGATTGAAGAAAAATGAGGAATGAGACAATGAACTAGTTATCTAATACCCTAGCTAGTGGACTGACCTAAAATAAGAGCTTGGATGATATCATGCTCAAtcctcaaaattattttattttaaaaaacatacACTTAGGAGTTGTGTTGTAGGATTCTGAGTGCAACCTCACTTTCTGCAATGCTAAAAACTTGTTAAAACTAGGAGAATGTTGTGAAAATCTGAAGAGTAACAACAAATTAATTTATGCCATTACACCACCAACTAGATTTTATATGGCATCTCATGCCTTCTACCAAGGATAACAGCATGATGCTATCTCTGGGAATCTCCACTAGTGGAGGAATTTGTTCAGCGGTATTGATTTAGGGATACACTATAAATCTTTTATATTCCTTTTGCTTTTGGTAACTAGTGATGGATGACAAATCCATTATTGGCATTTCTATCATGTTTTATGTTAACTTCATTCGCATCAAGTTGAGAATTCTCATTGGAGGCTGTTCAAAGTTACATAATTCATGACTTGCATTTTGTTGTAGGGTACCTACAAGTAAGCAAGGTGTGATTCTTTGCAtcgatgatttttttttctcgaAAAGAATATattgtttgtcactaatgtGTTAACATATTCTTTGCACTTGAAGTTGAACAAGAACTTCTCTTCTATATTGTCCGTTGCTGTCTCGTTCACATTTCACATAGTTGATTGTTCTTTTGACCAGTGTCTGAAGTATAAGACTGATCAAGCACAAGAGGCCAAGAAAATGGAAAAACTGAACAATATATTCTTTACTTTGATGGCCCGGGGACCAGAAGGTAATTCCTTTGTTCTGTTTTGTCGATAAGGATACCGTATACTTTACAACAAATTTGCAGAGAGACCAAGAGACATTTGTTTTGGAAATAAATTTGATATTGTCTTCCTTTTAGTGCTATAAATGTTAAAACCATGTAAATATCACAAGAATAATTAGTAGAGCTTAAATGGAGTCTTAAACCCTTTGTTGAGAATAGTTGTCTTTGGCTTGTGTTGGTTACACAAGGTTGGTGTTGGGTTTCTATCTTggggcaaaaaaaaaaaaaaaacagagataGTGGGATGTTATAAGAGACTTGTTCCATTTGAGACATTGAATTAATAATAATCTCGATACCCTTTTTCTTACATGTTCagaaattatgataaaatagtGACAATTTTATCTTGGTATTCTTCTCCGGACATATTTTTGTCCCCACAACATCTTTGTTTCTTACATTACCACCATGTAGTTCTTTCCTTTGTCTAATGTTGACTATAGAAACGATTTCTTACTCTTTTTTAATGAAACAAATGCTCTAATTTTGCAGTGGATCTATCAGAAGTCACTGGCAAAGAACAAACGGATGCACAACCGACcaaaagaggaagaggaaggaaACAATAGCTCATGTATGTGGCAATGAAAATAGTGGtgatgaatttttgaaataaaaattgttGTAGCATTTTTACCCTTTTCCAGACAGATACAGCAATACTTTGTTACTTCAACAGAATTTTGTCTTCTAGGTTCTTTTTCGCTTAACTATTAAACTATTTATGGTTTCACTAAAAATCATTTCAATGCACTGGAAAAATCCGTATCACCTTTACCATTGCTACTGTCATTAAAACTTATGTTTtccattttgtttttttgttacaatgaaaatttgataaattctCGCATTGATGTTAAAAGGCAATGGAGGGAGCAGCTTAAAGCTATAACTTTGGTGGTTAGTTCTAAATGccatgtttttactttttacctcAAACCATATTTTCCTGCATGCCTTTTCACGAGTGACTTGCATTTAGGGATGGAAGTGGGCCGGGTTACTTAACAGAGGATTGTGGCTCGGCTTGTTTTAAACTTAGTTTGGCTCGTTTTATTAAACAGGCCAAATTCActtgtattaaataaaacaaaactaaaaagaatcaaCCGTCATGACTAGTTAagattgttgttttttttttcaaagaaaaagtttaTGAATTTGAAGTATGATTATGATATGTGACTAAAGCTTGATATAGAATTAAATTATGTTTTACAAATgatgaattataaattttaaaatgcatttaatgttaatatatattttttaagtttattgtattgaattatAATTCACAAAACAAACTTTTCAAATAAACTCGTGGGCTGGTCGACTTTAAACAAATCAAAGGTCGAATTTGGAAAAAAGTTTATAGGAAGTAACAAGCCTAGGTCGAATTTGGGAAAAAATTTATAAGAAGTAACAAGCCTAGGTTTAGACTATCTGTTTACAATATGGGCTAAGTTTGTCAAAATCAAAGCTCAGTTCGATTTGGCTCATTTGCACCCGTACTTGCATTGCTGGGTGATATGGCTCTTTGTttctaaaaaagaaaacaataagttaaagaatcaaacaagtcggaatattgaGTTAACAAGTCGGAAATTCAGCATACTAGAAAAAACTACCTAGCTGTGATTAGACAAAGGTCGGAGACCCTTGGAGAAATTTTTTAGTATCCAAATAgggggccctcccccacacttctcggaggaaccccaCGACGGCAGCCTCTACCTCGTCCAGGTCATCCAAACCATATTTCTCACAAGGGGAGGCCTCCAGCCAGTATAAAGGAAAGCGAGGAAGAGAATtatcatccagaaaaaagggatgatgaccctctacagcttgcactttgaaaaagaaatttttaaagtcatgaaaagattcatcaaaaagggtaaaaatcctccgaccttgtatggctcggaaggaAACCCACTGTTGTTTATTATTCAGCCCACTAAAAGGTttggtcatatgaaaaagatggaaaaagattttcaaagtAGTCGGGAAATCCAGAGCATGGCTAATAAATTGGTAAATTTTCAAGAAACCCCAGgagttggggtgaagttgagtaGGGGCAACACGACAATGCTGCAAAACAGAcatctcaaaatctgaaaaggGCAGAAAGACGCCCAGACGGGTGATCATACACTCGTACATAAAAAAGAAATGGGGAGCCGTTTCGTTGGCTCTCCCATGACAAACCCGGTCCTCTAAACCGGGAACAAGCAACTCGTATTTAGGCTCATCTTCATCCGAGGTACAGAGCCGATGGTGGGTGCGAAGGTGAGTAATAAACTCCGCATCAACCAACGGCTCCTCCCCCAGAACAGTAACGTCAACCCAATCTACGGAGgccatttttctttctctaaggAAAACGAAGGAAACctacaaaaggaaaaaagaaaaagaaaaatcaaaaaggTCTCTAGAGAGGAGGAGCCGAGCAAAAATCTACAAAACTATTCCTCTACAAAGCAAAGTCACGCGAAAaatgcaaagaagaagaaagaaactaaCCTCTTTCCGAAAATGAAGATAGGAAGAAGCAGAAGTCTCCAGGGGCACGAAAGTATAGTACGTGTAAACACAGCAcgaacaaagaaagaagaagtttgaaagattgcagaaacgAAAAatagtaggggcactgttcataccctggcccaa
This sequence is a window from Arachis duranensis cultivar V14167 chromosome 2, aradu.V14167.gnm2.J7QH, whole genome shotgun sequence. Protein-coding genes within it:
- the LOC107473455 gene encoding signal recognition particle 9 kDa protein, which encodes MVYITSWDEFVERSVQLFRADPDATRYVMKYRHCDGKLVLKVTDNRECLKYKTDQAQEAKKMEKLNNIFFTLMARGPEVDLSEVTGKEQTDAQPTKRGRGRKQ